Proteins encoded by one window of Thunnus thynnus chromosome 3, fThuThy2.1, whole genome shotgun sequence:
- the syce2 gene encoding synaptonemal complex central element protein 2 isoform X1, whose protein sequence is MDLFFESLPSTSQSSPENGHEDSQMTEDTDHDSSRGTSLSVSMTEIQEQHTSSSIDYVSRRVQELVEKINDSRTSDQRVMDSFQEKLVEKVKEICQQMKEHMYTVYEENSNEMQVKLQELTEVLENCTKLNNELLEANQALASLREGLAISQTSDP, encoded by the exons ATGGACTTGTTCTTTGAAAGCCTCCCCTCAACCTCCCAGTCCTCTCCTGAGAACGGCCATGAAGACTCACAAATG acagaagacacagacCATGATTCATCAAGAGGGACTTCCTTAAGTGTGAGCATGACTGAGATTCAGGAGCAGCACACCAG CTCCAGCATAGATTATGTCAGCAGAAGAGTGCAGGAACTGGTCGAAAAGATTAACGACAGCCGTACCAGTGACCAGAGAGTGATGGACAGCTTTCAGGAGAAGTTAGTGGAGAAG GTGAAAGAGATATGCCAGCAGATGAAGGAGCACATGTACACAGTCTATGAAGAGAACAGTAATGAGATGCAGGTGAAGCTGCAGGAGTTGACGGAGGTGCTGGAGAACTGCACTAAGCTCAACAATGAGCTCCTGGAAGCCAATCAAGCGCTAGCGAGTCTCAGAGAGGGCCTGGCCATTAGTCAGACATCAGATCCCTGA
- the gcdha gene encoding glutaryl-CoA dehydrogenase a gives MALRSFTRLLSNTQKCVAVTASRAQGTAAAAHKDAEEVKKPAKAPKVLFNWRDALDLEGQLTEEEIMIRDSFRDYCQEKLMPRILMANRHEHFHREIVSEMGELGVLGPTIKGYGCAGTSYVAYGLIAREVERVDSGYRSVMSVQSSLVMHPINAYGTEAQKEKYLPRLARGEILGCFGLTEPNHGSDPSSMETKAKYNPSSGTFSISGAKTWITNSPVADIAVVWAKCEDGRVRGFILERGMKGFATPKIEGKFSLRASATGMILMDEVEVPQENLLPNVSGLAGPFGCLNNARYGIAWGALGAAEFCFHAARQYTLDRIQFGVPLARNQLMQKKMADMLTEITIGLQSCLTLGRLIDEKKVAPEMISMLKRNSCGKALDIARQARDMLGGNGIADEYHIIRHVMNLEAVNTYEGTHDIHALILGRAITGLQSFTVGK, from the exons ATGGCTCTCAGAAGTTTCACTCGTCTGCTCTCCAACACCCAAAAATGTGTGGCCGTCACTGCGTCCAGAGCCCAGGGCACAGCTGCAGCAGCCCACAAAG atGCTGAAGAAGTCAAAAAACCCGCAAAAGCAC CCAAGGTGCTATTCAACTGGCGGGACGCTCTGGATCTGGAGGGTCAgctgacagaggaggagatCATGATCAGAGACTCCTTCCGTGACTACTGCCAGGAAAAGCTCATGCCCCGCATCCTCATGGCCAATAGACATGAAC ATTTCCACCGTGAGATTGTTTCCGAGATGGGAGAGTTGGGCGTTTTAGGCCCAACTATCAAAg GTTACGGCTGTGCAGGCACCAGTTATGTGGCTTATGGTTTAATTGCCCGAGAGGTCGAGAGAGTGGACAGCGGGTATCGGTCTGTCATGAGTGTCCAGTCTTCACTGGTCATGCACCCAATCAATGCTTATGGCACAGAGGCCCAGAAGGAGAAGTACCTGCCCAGGCTTG CTCGTGGAGAAATCCTGGGCTGCTTTGGTCTGACAGAGCCGAACCACGGCAGTGATCCCAGCAGTATGGAGACCAAGGCCAAGTACAACCCATCCAGTGGTACCTTCTCTATCAGTGGAGCCAAGACCTG GATCACAAATTCCCCCGTGGCAGACATTGCAGTGGTGTGGGCCAAGTGTGAAGATGGCAGGGTGCGGGGTTTCATCTTGGAGCGTGGAATGAAGGGTTTCGCCACCCCCAAGATAGAGGGCAAGTTTTCCCTGAGGGCATCCGCCACTGGCATGATCCTGATGGATGAAGTGGAAGTTCCCCAGGAGAACCTGCTGCCCAACGTCTCTGGCCTGGCT GGTCCCTTTGGCTGTCTTAACAACGCCCGTTACGGCATCGCCTGGGGAGCTCTGGGAGCTGCTGAATTCTGCTTCCATGCAGCCAGACAGTATACCCTGGACAG AATCCAGTTTGGGGTGCCACTGGCCAGGAACCAGCTGATGCAGAAGAAGATGGCGGACATGCTGACAGAGATCACGATTGGGCTGCAGTCATGTCTGACCCTGGGAAGACTTATTGATGAGAAGAA AGTGGCTCCAGAGATGATATCCATGCTGAAGAGGAATAGCTGTGGAAAGGCTTTGGACATTGCAAGACAGGCCAGAGACATGCTGGGAGGGAACGGCATCGCAGACGAGTACCACATCATCCGTCACGTGATGAATCTGGAGGCCGTCAATACATACGAGG gaaCTCATGATATTCACGCCTTGATCCTGGGCAGAGCCATCACTGGACTGCAGTCTTTCACTGTCGGGAAGTGA
- the syce2 gene encoding synaptonemal complex central element protein 2 isoform X2 encodes MTEIQEQHTSSSIDYVSRRVQELVEKINDSRTSDQRVMDSFQEKLVEKVKEICQQMKEHMYTVYEENSNEMQVKLQELTEVLENCTKLNNELLEANQALASLREGLAISQTSDP; translated from the exons ATGACTGAGATTCAGGAGCAGCACACCAG CTCCAGCATAGATTATGTCAGCAGAAGAGTGCAGGAACTGGTCGAAAAGATTAACGACAGCCGTACCAGTGACCAGAGAGTGATGGACAGCTTTCAGGAGAAGTTAGTGGAGAAG GTGAAAGAGATATGCCAGCAGATGAAGGAGCACATGTACACAGTCTATGAAGAGAACAGTAATGAGATGCAGGTGAAGCTGCAGGAGTTGACGGAGGTGCTGGAGAACTGCACTAAGCTCAACAATGAGCTCCTGGAAGCCAATCAAGCGCTAGCGAGTCTCAGAGAGGGCCTGGCCATTAGTCAGACATCAGATCCCTGA